One Fibrobacter sp. UWB16 DNA window includes the following coding sequences:
- a CDS encoding FISUMP domain-containing protein, translating to MKNCLIPFFGTALLLMACGDEVTNISEYGGADTVKAFKDLGKCDKSAIGKFVYVSDSVKVYACTDDGWTAVTGTDGSNGKNGTNGKNGKDGADGKDGTDGKSCTMTAFKDGTGFDVVCDGKSIGSVKNGADGADGKDGSNGKDGTSCSVAKAEDSDDAVVTCGKTSVTIHNGVDGKPGAPGTKGTDGTNGTNGTNGSDGASCKIVSDMDGVVQIQCGEGKDATTTKLYKAICGTKPYDPEKSFCTAEGEAYPLCNGKKYDPATYECVNGEPVKVLKSCGDELYNVHAKFCFNNKTYPLCNGEEYDVELETCENGKKVVVYEKCGDEKYKAEDADHLFCAEFENKDTEEKTYQIYKYTTIEVKSKDYSETWMAENLNYETENSRCYENKESNCEIYGRLYSLAAAKNACPNGWRLPSLADWDGLIYAVNELDQNPDAKNNAGEVLKSSKIWNIGEGSDLYGFTALPGGARAFIEGVYHEGGLGTDAYFWSSRNSGMCVHLINQTTHQNNVNEASIEDFSPNSQFSVRCIKNAESN from the coding sequence ATGAAAAATTGTCTTATTCCGTTTTTTGGAACGGCATTGCTTTTGATGGCGTGCGGTGATGAAGTGACCAATATCTCTGAATATGGCGGCGCTGACACCGTTAAGGCGTTTAAAGATTTGGGCAAATGTGATAAGTCTGCTATAGGTAAGTTTGTCTATGTGTCTGACTCTGTGAAGGTCTATGCTTGCACAGACGATGGATGGACTGCTGTTACTGGCACTGATGGCTCCAATGGTAAAAATGGTACAAATGGCAAGAACGGAAAAGATGGCGCTGATGGTAAAGACGGTACCGACGGAAAGTCTTGCACCATGACTGCTTTTAAGGATGGTACAGGATTTGATGTTGTTTGTGATGGCAAGTCTATTGGAAGTGTGAAGAACGGTGCTGATGGTGCTGACGGTAAAGATGGTTCTAATGGTAAGGATGGAACTTCTTGTTCTGTTGCTAAAGCCGAAGATAGCGATGATGCTGTTGTGACCTGCGGTAAAACATCCGTAACGATTCACAATGGCGTTGATGGTAAACCGGGTGCTCCTGGTACAAAAGGCACAGACGGTACGAACGGCACTAACGGCACAAATGGTAGTGACGGCGCCAGCTGCAAGATCGTGAGCGACATGGATGGTGTTGTTCAAATCCAGTGCGGCGAAGGCAAAGATGCGACAACGACAAAGCTTTACAAGGCCATATGCGGAACAAAGCCTTATGACCCTGAAAAAAGTTTCTGCACGGCAGAGGGGGAAGCGTATCCACTTTGCAATGGCAAAAAATATGACCCAGCGACGTATGAATGCGTTAATGGCGAACCTGTAAAAGTTTTGAAATCTTGTGGTGACGAATTATATAACGTACATGCAAAATTCTGTTTTAACAATAAAACGTATCCTCTGTGTAATGGGGAAGAATATGATGTGGAATTAGAGACTTGCGAAAATGGCAAAAAAGTTGTGGTTTATGAAAAATGCGGTGATGAAAAATACAAAGCAGAGGATGCGGATCATTTGTTCTGTGCCGAATTTGAAAATAAAGACACTGAAGAAAAAACTTATCAAATTTACAAGTACACGACAATTGAAGTTAAGAGTAAAGATTATTCCGAAACATGGATGGCCGAAAACTTGAATTATGAAACAGAAAATAGTCGTTGCTATGAAAATAAAGAATCGAATTGTGAAATATATGGGAGACTCTATTCATTGGCGGCCGCTAAAAATGCTTGCCCTAATGGTTGGCGTTTGCCTAGCTTAGCGGATTGGGATGGACTTATTTACGCTGTTAATGAATTAGATCAAAATCCAGACGCAAAAAATAATGCTGGTGAAGTTCTCAAGTCTTCAAAGATATGGAATATAGGGGAAGGTTCTGATTTGTATGGCTTTACGGCGCTTCCTGGGGGAGCGAGAGCTTTTATTGAAGGTGTGTACCATGAAGGTGGTTTAGGAACGGATGCGTATTTTTGGAGTTCTCGTAATTCTGGAATGTGCGTGCATTTAATAAATCAAACAACTCACCAAAATAATGTCAACGAAGCTTCGATAGAGGATTTTTCTCCGAATTCTCAGTTTTCAGTCCGTTGCATAAAAAACGCCGAAAGTAATTAA
- a CDS encoding 16S rRNA (uracil(1498)-N(3))-methyltransferase, which yields MKTPDSRFYCPLISVGTIILDENESSHAVRVCRAANGDTLQLCDGLGHYADATITKADSKACEVRVDTVEDAPFKRPRLNLGISCLKDDALEEVVFHAAQTETDSIIFLRTDYSQEPKNSDLKKTVRRAELKSLVSLKQSKKPWMTRIEGPIEFDKWLKDYQGDLILCDIDGERKLDLSEGSADGTPAKPITLLVGPEGGFSPREVEAIKTFQNGKVYLLNLGNTRLRARTAAVIALGKVL from the coding sequence ATGAAAACTCCCGACAGTCGTTTCTATTGCCCGCTCATTAGCGTTGGCACCATTATCTTGGATGAAAATGAAAGCAGCCATGCCGTACGCGTTTGCCGTGCAGCAAATGGCGATACGCTACAGCTCTGCGACGGCCTCGGGCATTATGCCGATGCAACAATCACCAAGGCCGATTCCAAAGCCTGCGAAGTCCGCGTAGATACAGTCGAAGACGCCCCGTTCAAGCGTCCGCGCCTAAATCTTGGCATCTCCTGCCTCAAGGATGACGCCCTCGAAGAGGTCGTTTTCCATGCGGCACAGACCGAAACGGACAGCATCATCTTTTTGCGTACGGACTACTCGCAAGAGCCCAAGAACTCCGACCTGAAAAAGACAGTTCGACGCGCTGAGCTCAAATCGCTCGTGAGCCTCAAGCAATCCAAGAAGCCCTGGATGACGCGCATCGAAGGGCCGATTGAATTCGACAAGTGGCTCAAGGATTATCAGGGAGACTTGATTCTCTGCGATATCGATGGAGAACGCAAGTTGGATTTGAGTGAAGGTTCCGCAGATGGAACGCCCGCCAAGCCGATTACTTTACTTGTAGGCCCGGAAGGTGGATTTTCGCCACGAGAGGTCGAAGCAATAAAGACCTTCCAGAACGGGAAGGTCTACTTGCTGAACTTGGGCAATACACGCTTGCGAGCACGCACTGCCGCGGTTATTGCATTAGGAAAAGTGTTATAA
- the purT gene encoding formate-dependent phosphoribosylglycinamide formyltransferase, with amino-acid sequence MAEIGTPLSSTATKVLFCGSGELGKEVIIEMMRLGVEVIAVDRYANAPGMQVAHRSYVINMLDGKELRAVIEKEKPDYIVPEVEAIATDTLVELEKEGYNVIPTAKATKLTMNREGIRRLAAEELGLKTSPYRFADNYEDFKAAVKEIGIPCVVKPVMSSSGHGQSVIKTEADIENSWNISQTGGRTGAASRVIVEGFVPFDYEITLLTVRHVGGTSFLEPIGHHQVGGDYQESWQPQPMKPELLEQAKVIAKKVTDALGGRGIFGVELFVCKDEVLFSEVSPRPHDTGMVTLISQDLSEFALHARAILGLPIPNIAFHGPSASKAIVVDGNSDHVKFSGLEEVLAEPDTGLRLFGKPELKGHRRMGVLLARRDTVEEAKATVMAMREKVKVTL; translated from the coding sequence ATGGCAGAAATCGGTACACCTCTTAGTTCTACCGCAACAAAGGTTCTTTTTTGCGGTTCTGGTGAATTGGGCAAGGAAGTCATCATCGAAATGATGCGTCTTGGCGTCGAAGTGATTGCTGTGGATCGTTACGCCAACGCTCCGGGCATGCAGGTGGCTCATCGTAGCTACGTGATTAACATGCTCGATGGTAAGGAACTCCGTGCTGTCATTGAAAAAGAAAAGCCGGACTACATCGTGCCGGAAGTCGAAGCGATTGCAACGGACACTCTCGTGGAACTTGAAAAGGAAGGCTACAACGTCATCCCGACCGCCAAGGCCACGAAGCTCACGATGAACCGCGAAGGTATCCGCCGCCTGGCTGCCGAAGAGCTCGGACTCAAGACGAGCCCGTACCGCTTTGCGGATAACTACGAAGATTTCAAGGCTGCGGTCAAGGAAATCGGCATCCCGTGCGTGGTGAAGCCGGTGATGAGTTCTTCCGGTCACGGTCAGAGCGTCATCAAGACCGAAGCCGACATTGAAAATTCCTGGAACATTTCCCAGACGGGTGGTCGCACTGGTGCTGCCAGCCGCGTGATTGTTGAAGGCTTTGTGCCGTTCGATTACGAAATTACTTTGCTTACGGTGCGCCATGTGGGCGGCACCAGCTTCTTGGAACCGATTGGTCACCATCAAGTGGGCGGTGACTATCAGGAATCTTGGCAGCCGCAGCCGATGAAGCCGGAACTCTTGGAACAGGCAAAGGTGATTGCAAAGAAAGTCACGGACGCTCTTGGCGGTCGCGGCATCTTTGGTGTGGAACTTTTTGTTTGCAAGGACGAGGTCTTGTTCAGCGAAGTCTCTCCGCGTCCGCACGATACGGGCATGGTGACGCTCATTTCTCAGGACCTCTCCGAATTTGCTTTGCACGCACGCGCTATTCTCGGTCTCCCGATCCCGAACATCGCTTTCCACGGCCCGAGCGCATCAAAGGCAATCGTCGTCGATGGCAATTCTGACCACGTGAAGTTCAGCGGCCTCGAAGAAGTTCTTGCAGAACCGGATACGGGCCTTCGCTTGTTCGGAAAGCCGGAACTCAAGGGCCACCGCCGTATGGGCGTTCTCCTTGCTCGTCGCGACACCGTTGAAGAAGCCAAGGCAACCGTCATGGCTATGCGCGAAAAAGTGAAGGTGACTCTGTAG
- a CDS encoding metal ABC transporter solute-binding protein, Zn/Mn family gives MRRIARLLLLLVVLPAAVLFASEKEITVAVSLQPYATLLKMLGGARVNVVTLLPPGADPHNYEPKPAVIKAFSLAEAYFTDGSGLDKAWLPRFLGANKNVKVIDISRNIKWMKAEHDDDHHHHHDDENELDPHIWTSPMRLQLLALNIYESFKALDPDHIAYYTNRFMSTQEILRRADRKIVGAVVGLPLNRRSFIVFHPSYGYLANDYNLTQYSIEVNGKEPKPKDLAKLIQVGRKNDVKTVFVQPQFSKRAAETIAKELGAVVVETDPLAADFLANIQTFVDALKAAGEK, from the coding sequence ATGCGTCGTATAGCACGTCTTTTGCTGCTGCTTGTTGTTCTCCCGGCTGCGGTTCTGTTTGCCAGCGAAAAAGAAATTACAGTTGCAGTTTCTTTGCAGCCTTATGCGACTCTGTTAAAGATGCTTGGCGGTGCCCGCGTGAACGTGGTGACGCTTTTGCCGCCGGGGGCAGACCCGCACAATTACGAACCGAAGCCTGCCGTGATCAAGGCTTTTTCGTTGGCTGAGGCTTACTTTACGGATGGCTCTGGCTTGGACAAGGCCTGGTTGCCTCGCTTCTTGGGTGCGAACAAGAATGTCAAGGTTATTGATATTTCCAGAAATATTAAATGGATGAAGGCGGAGCATGATGATGATCATCACCACCATCATGATGATGAAAATGAACTTGATCCGCATATTTGGACTTCTCCGATGCGTTTGCAACTTTTGGCCTTGAATATCTACGAATCCTTTAAGGCTCTGGATCCGGATCATATCGCGTACTATACGAATCGATTTATGAGTACGCAGGAAATTTTGCGCAGGGCGGATCGTAAGATTGTGGGGGCCGTTGTGGGCCTGCCCTTGAACCGTCGCTCGTTTATTGTGTTCCACCCGTCGTATGGGTATCTGGCAAACGATTATAATCTTACGCAGTATTCGATTGAGGTGAATGGCAAGGAGCCAAAGCCGAAGGACTTGGCTAAGCTTATTCAGGTTGGTCGCAAGAACGATGTAAAGACTGTTTTTGTGCAGCCCCAGTTTAGCAAGCGCGCTGCAGAAACGATTGCAAAGGAACTTGGTGCCGTTGTGGTCGAAACAGACCCGCTTGCGGCTGATTTCCTCGCTAATATACAGACGTTTGTCGATGCTCTTAAAGCAGCTGGTGAAAAGTAA
- the ftsA gene encoding cell division protein FtsA, producing the protein MDDNKQSVKKEDYIFGLDIGASKVNLFVGISEGESVRVVECGDFPLESSDEYDSVVETLQKAVHMLESSAGVDVRDVYVGIAGKHVSSYSYKGLVSLPTNEVRDEDIINVQRLASTLPDKAGEIIHIFPGEYTLDDRTGIRNPKGYSGRRLGVEVQVVTSRPNALQDIAKCVNRAGLNVAGFVLEPLAAASAVLSEDERELGVALIDIGAGSADVAVFVKDSVRYTASLDIAGNIITSDISKCLKVPVSLTKAEELKKKYGTCSLNNLIEDETFPVPGVGDRGEVLCSRKLLAQIITARVAEIFKLLAKDLEKHHLDTVIDGGIVLTGGCCNLAGIEEIAAKVFKKPVHIGKPRGMSGIQEAFQNPSYATGIGLLYYANKKHRERKQRDTDTQLLVTVKKGMQRIRDIFRTYF; encoded by the coding sequence GTGAATTTATTCGTCGGCATCTCGGAAGGCGAATCTGTCCGAGTTGTGGAATGTGGCGATTTCCCGTTGGAATCTTCCGATGAATACGATTCCGTCGTGGAAACGTTGCAGAAGGCCGTCCATATGCTGGAATCGTCGGCAGGTGTCGATGTGCGCGATGTCTACGTAGGCATTGCGGGTAAGCATGTGTCGTCTTACAGCTATAAGGGACTTGTATCGCTCCCGACAAACGAAGTCCGTGATGAAGATATTATCAACGTCCAGAGACTGGCAAGCACGCTTCCGGATAAGGCTGGCGAAATTATCCATATTTTCCCGGGTGAATATACGCTGGACGATAGAACGGGCATCCGCAATCCGAAAGGCTATTCTGGCCGTCGCTTGGGAGTTGAAGTTCAGGTGGTTACCTCACGCCCGAACGCTCTCCAGGATATCGCAAAATGTGTGAACCGCGCAGGCCTCAATGTGGCAGGCTTTGTGCTTGAACCGCTTGCCGCCGCCTCTGCCGTCTTGTCCGAAGACGAACGCGAACTCGGTGTGGCTCTGATCGATATTGGCGCCGGTTCTGCTGACGTGGCCGTTTTTGTCAAGGATTCCGTACGTTACACGGCTTCGCTCGACATTGCAGGCAATATTATTACTAGTGACATTAGCAAGTGCCTCAAGGTTCCGGTCTCTCTCACGAAGGCCGAAGAACTCAAGAAAAAGTATGGCACCTGCTCGCTCAACAATTTGATTGAAGATGAAACCTTCCCGGTCCCTGGTGTGGGAGACCGCGGAGAAGTTCTTTGTTCTCGTAAGCTTTTAGCGCAGATTATTACAGCTCGTGTTGCGGAAATCTTCAAGCTCTTGGCAAAGGATTTGGAAAAGCACCACCTTGATACGGTCATTGATGGCGGTATCGTTCTTACGGGTGGCTGCTGCAATCTTGCCGGCATTGAAGAAATTGCAGCTAAAGTATTCAAGAAGCCTGTCCATATCGGCAAGCCGAGGGGCATGAGTGGCATCCAGGAAGCTTTCCAGAATCCGTCTTATGCAACGGGCATTGGCCTCTTGTACTACGCGAACAAGAAACATCGCGAAAGAAAACAGCGTGACACAGATACCCAATTGCTCGTTACCGTCAAGAAGGGTATGCAGCGCATTCGCGACATCTTTAGAACTTACTTTTAA
- the ftsZ gene encoding cell division protein FtsZ: MSDFENINFEAMSRITGDDTPSRNAKVKVFGVGGAGGNTVNRMKQMNIEGVEYYAINTDAMALDQSLADHKILIGEKSTRNLGAGMDPEMGRKAVEENIDDLKKAMMGADLVFVTAGMGGGTGTGAAPIVATVARELGILTVAVVTKPFRFEGNVRNSLAQNGVRALREAADTIIVIENKKLLNLIQNTNKNATVDEAFKMADEILGNAVQSICSIMFRHGLVHVDFADIRKVMLKGGSALMGTGTAEGEGRGVAAADAALSSPLLEDIDIQGASGVLINVSHGENYSLLEHNEAMEHIYDAVGEEGNPNIIVGDITLPELGDKVCITIIATGCGGTNNAAAVNYAGIGTAAYQMNPAQAQYQASAAPVQAATPRPTTNFLALAGRNTAAMPTASMSAAPTVATPAVTQRVVPATAPATPSYTAPQSTYASATARQAAPVNTAAAMFAPASSFASPSFDAKAGYAEEAVAAVKTARETEEMPGAADADPLSNGNYANTIKQESRPAQTEQVSAVDYGTPAFMRNQKGSEDALKESNVDYDLPAFMRMNDLF; this comes from the coding sequence ATGAGTGACTTTGAAAACATCAACTTCGAGGCAATGTCTCGTATCACGGGTGATGACACCCCTTCCAGAAACGCTAAGGTCAAGGTGTTTGGCGTCGGCGGTGCTGGCGGTAACACTGTGAACCGCATGAAGCAGATGAATATTGAAGGTGTAGAATACTACGCCATCAATACTGATGCTATGGCACTTGACCAGAGCCTTGCCGATCACAAGATTCTTATCGGTGAAAAGAGCACGAGAAATCTCGGCGCTGGCATGGATCCGGAAATGGGTCGTAAGGCTGTCGAAGAAAATATCGATGACTTGAAGAAGGCTATGATGGGTGCGGACCTCGTGTTCGTTACCGCTGGTATGGGCGGTGGTACCGGTACGGGTGCTGCTCCGATCGTTGCTACTGTTGCACGTGAACTCGGAATCCTTACGGTTGCCGTTGTCACAAAGCCGTTCCGCTTTGAAGGTAACGTCCGTAATTCCTTGGCTCAGAATGGTGTTCGCGCTCTCCGCGAAGCCGCTGATACGATCATCGTTATCGAAAACAAGAAGCTCTTGAACCTCATCCAGAATACGAACAAGAACGCAACTGTCGATGAAGCCTTCAAGATGGCTGACGAAATCCTCGGTAATGCAGTGCAGAGCATCTGCAGCATCATGTTCCGTCATGGTCTCGTACACGTTGACTTTGCTGATATCCGCAAGGTTATGCTCAAGGGTGGTTCTGCTCTTATGGGTACGGGTACTGCAGAAGGCGAAGGCCGCGGTGTTGCCGCTGCCGATGCAGCTCTCTCTTCTCCGCTTCTCGAAGATATCGACATCCAGGGTGCTTCTGGCGTGCTCATCAACGTTTCTCATGGCGAAAATTACTCTTTGCTCGAACACAACGAAGCTATGGAACACATTTACGACGCTGTGGGCGAAGAAGGCAACCCGAACATCATCGTCGGTGATATCACTCTTCCGGAACTTGGCGACAAGGTTTGCATCACCATCATTGCAACGGGTTGCGGTGGCACGAACAATGCTGCTGCAGTGAACTATGCTGGTATCGGTACCGCTGCTTATCAGATGAATCCGGCTCAGGCTCAGTATCAGGCCTCTGCTGCTCCGGTGCAGGCTGCTACTCCGCGTCCGACCACGAACTTCCTTGCCCTTGCTGGCCGTAACACTGCCGCCATGCCGACCGCTTCTATGAGCGCCGCTCCGACGGTTGCAACTCCGGCTGTCACGCAGCGCGTTGTCCCGGCTACGGCTCCGGCAACTCCGTCTTACACGGCTCCGCAGAGCACTTACGCAAGCGCAACCGCTCGCCAGGCTGCCCCGGTGAATACCGCTGCCGCTATGTTTGCTCCGGCTTCTTCTTTCGCTTCTCCGAGCTTTGACGCTAAGGCTGGCTATGCTGAAGAGGCTGTTGCTGCTGTTAAGACTGCTCGTGAAACCGAAGAAATGCCGGGTGCTGCCGATGCAGATCCGCTTTCTAACGGCAACTACGCAAATACCATCAAGCAGGAATCCCGCCCGGCTCAGACCGAACAGGTCAGCGCTGTGGACTATGGCACTCCGGCTTTCATGCGTAACCAGAAGGGTTCTGAAGACGCACTCAAGGAAAGCAATGTCGATTATGACTTGCCGGCCTTCATGCGTATGAATGACTTGTTCTAA
- a CDS encoding HAD-IIA family hydrolase: MKKVKAVVFDLDGTLYLSGRPYPGAVETVNRVSKRVPVYYLSNNTSKSPVFYENRLKVMGLPLADDSIISALYLSLDAIHERKIKNVFFFANPEVYEWFAAQDPSLNLRPSVEETELVLVAYHNSFDYRELCELSFRVQRGIPFWVTHTDFVCPDERGPVPDIGSFMALLKTAYGVEPEMSFGKPNPAMLSGLLKLYRPEEILFVGDRLYTDFELAKRSGCRFVLPLCGESKMADVELLDVKPEFIVNNVSEIDFNAFLEGKK; this comes from the coding sequence GTGAAAAAAGTAAAAGCTGTTGTCTTCGATTTAGACGGAACTCTCTATTTGAGTGGCCGCCCATACCCTGGTGCGGTCGAAACGGTCAATCGCGTCTCTAAGCGCGTGCCGGTCTATTACTTGAGCAACAACACGAGCAAGTCTCCGGTCTTTTACGAAAACCGCCTCAAGGTCATGGGGCTTCCGCTGGCTGATGATTCTATCATCTCGGCGCTGTACCTCTCGCTCGATGCGATTCACGAACGCAAGATCAAGAACGTCTTTTTCTTTGCAAACCCGGAAGTGTACGAATGGTTTGCAGCACAGGATCCGAGTCTCAATTTGCGCCCTTCGGTCGAAGAAACCGAACTCGTACTTGTTGCTTACCACAATAGCTTTGACTACCGTGAACTTTGCGAGCTCTCTTTCCGCGTGCAGCGCGGTATCCCGTTCTGGGTCACGCATACGGATTTTGTCTGCCCCGACGAACGCGGCCCGGTGCCCGATATCGGTAGCTTCATGGCTCTCCTCAAGACGGCTTACGGCGTCGAACCCGAGATGAGCTTTGGCAAGCCGAATCCGGCAATGCTTTCGGGACTTTTGAAACTTTACCGCCCCGAAGAAATCTTGTTTGTGGGTGACCGACTTTATACGGACTTTGAACTTGCAAAACGTTCCGGCTGTCGATTTGTGCTGCCCTTGTGCGGCGAATCGAAAATGGCGGATGTCGAGCTTCTCGACGTGAAGCCCGAATTTATTGTCAATAATGTTAGTGAAATTGATTTCAACGCCTTTTTAGAAGGAAAAAAATAA
- a CDS encoding metal ABC transporter ATP-binding protein has product MSAIDIKNLSFGYGKSPVLTDVNLSIDENDFVAIIGPNGGGKSTLMRLMVGLLKPTSGTVRVFGEKVPTKKVAIGYVPQNTNKNIDFPITVGECVATGKAGLSPKSDEVKAALERVHIGTFLDRRLGELSGGERQRVLIARSLVCNPKILFLDEPSNNIDVAGIEALYSMLAEFSETMTIVIVTHDLMALSHKVKSVVCVNHSVHYHEGANLTEEMLHSTYGCEVDLIAHGVPHRVLGSHDHTHGGCCEHHHHDVVHPHSP; this is encoded by the coding sequence ATGTCTGCCATTGACATCAAAAATCTTTCGTTTGGCTATGGTAAGTCGCCCGTGCTTACGGACGTGAACTTGTCCATTGACGAAAATGACTTTGTTGCTATTATCGGGCCGAATGGCGGTGGCAAGTCTACACTGATGAGACTGATGGTCGGGCTCTTGAAGCCTACGTCTGGAACAGTGCGCGTTTTTGGTGAAAAGGTTCCGACAAAGAAAGTGGCTATTGGCTATGTGCCGCAGAACACGAACAAGAATATCGATTTCCCGATTACGGTGGGCGAGTGCGTTGCCACAGGCAAGGCGGGGCTTTCTCCCAAGTCGGATGAAGTGAAGGCGGCGCTTGAACGCGTGCATATTGGCACCTTTTTGGACCGTCGTCTGGGTGAACTGAGTGGCGGTGAACGCCAACGCGTGCTGATTGCCCGTTCTCTTGTCTGCAATCCGAAGATTCTCTTTTTGGATGAACCGTCCAATAACATTGACGTCGCGGGGATTGAGGCGCTTTATAGCATGCTTGCAGAATTTAGCGAAACGATGACGATTGTGATCGTGACGCACGACCTGATGGCTCTTTCGCACAAGGTGAAAAGCGTCGTTTGCGTGAACCATTCTGTGCATTACCACGAAGGGGCGAACCTGACCGAAGAAATGCTCCATAGCACTTACGGTTGTGAAGTCGATTTGATTGCCCACGGAGTGCCGCATCGCGTTCTCGGGAGCCATGACCATACCCATGGTGGCTGCTGCGAGCATCATCACCACGATGTGGTGCACCCACACTCTCCATAA